The proteins below are encoded in one region of Apium graveolens cultivar Ventura chromosome 4, ASM990537v1, whole genome shotgun sequence:
- the LOC141719821 gene encoding uncharacterized protein LOC141719821: MVPVEVGSRSLRRDRYMEEDAEVNQRLHLDLLKEIRENSQQRLMAYQQRAARYYNKKVKGQLLKVGDLVLRKVMPNIKNPQHGVFGANWEGPYKIKSNLVEGDLSS; this comes from the coding sequence ATGGTTCCTGTGGAGGTTGGCTCAAGATCACTTCGTAGAGATCGTTACATGGAGGAAGATGCAGAAGTTAACCAAAGACTTCACTTGGAccttctgaaagaaataagggaAAACTCCCAGCAAAGGCTCATGGCATACCAGCAGCGTGCTGCGAGGTACTACAACAAAAAGGTAAAGGGACAGCTGCTGAAGGTTGGGGATCTGGTGCTCAGAAAGGTAATGCCAAACATAAAGAATCCCCAGCATGGAGtatttggagctaattgggaaggaccatacaagataaAAAGCAATCTTGTGGAAGGGGACTTATCATCTTGA
- the LOC141721170 gene encoding AAA-ATPase At4g25835-like has product MFRYNMNSCTIHIRTEVLSIKQANNPYIIIPKHFQSYLYPISKPHQIPKHFPFSISLYQNTYIEMKEFWTSLASLMGVWAFCQSILHTVFPPELRFASIKIFQRIFHWASSYCYYDITEIDGVNTNELYNAVQLYLSTSASITGNRLSLTRGLNSSAITFGLSNNDRLIDTYNGIEVIWEHIVTQRQSQTFSWRPLPEEKRGFTLRIHKKNKKIILDSYLSFIMERANEIRRLNQDRLLYTNSRGGSLDARGHPWESVPFKHPSTFDTLAMDPSRKYQIMSDLKDFADGEAFYRRTGRAWKRGYLLYGPPGTGKSSMIAAMANHLGYDIYDLELTEVHTNSELRKLLMKTSSKSIIVIEDIDCSINLTNRNKSNSNVVAGRGLDGTLPAEMRGEEGGNTITLSGLLNFTDGLWSCCGSERIFVFTTNHVEKLDPALLRSGRMDMHIFMNYCSFNSLKILFKNYLEYEEGDIDGDLMNQLRDIIDKAEMSPADISELLIKNRRDREKAVWEVLEALRMKADKKEKGNVNEEEQEKRALESSLNGGGGGGYDQFFKSSEELSNLKII; this is encoded by the coding sequence ATGTTTAGATATAATATGAACTCATGTACAATCCATATAAGGACCGAAGTTTTATCTATAAAACAAGCAAACAACCCATATATCATAATCCCCAAACATTTTCAATCTTATTTATACCCTATTTCAAAACCCCACCAAATACCTAAACACTTTCCATTCTCCATTTCTCTATACCAAAACACTTACatagaaatgaaagagttttgGACATCTTTAGCATCTCTCATGGGCGTTTGGGCTTTTTGTCAAAGCATTTTACACACTGTTTTCCCACCAGAACTCCGTTTCGCCTCCATCAAAATATTTCAACGTATTTTCCACTGGGCTTCATCGTACTGCTACTACGACATAACAGAGATTGATGGTGTCAACACTAATGAACTCTACAATGCTGTCCAACTCTACCTATCCACCTCAGCATCAATCACTGGTAACCGTTTGAGTCTCACTCGCGGCCTTAACTCCTCGGCAATCACTTTCGGACTGTCGAATAATGATCGTTTGATCGATACATATAACGGCATTGAAGTTATATGGGAACATATTGTCACTCAAAGACAATCACAAACGTTCTCGTGGCGCCCACTCCCGGAGGAGAAGCGTGGGTTTACACTTCGGATAcacaagaaaaacaagaaaattaTATTAGATTCGTATCTTAGTTTCATTATGGAAAGAGCTAACGAAATAAGAAGGTTAAATCAGGATAGATTGTTGTACACCAATTCCCGAGGAGGATCTTTGGATGCGCGTGGACATCCATGGGAATCTGTGCCGTTTAAACATCCTAGTACATTTGATACACTTGCAATGGATCCTTCTAGAAAGTACCAAATCATGTCAGATCTTAAAGATTTTGCTGATGGTGAGGCTTTTTATCGGAGGACTGGTCGTGCATGGAAGCGTGGATATTTGCTGTACGGTCCTCCTGGTACAGGTAAATCTAGTATGATTGCTGCGATGGCAAATCATCTAGGTTATGATATCTATGATTTGGAGTTGACTGAAGTGCACACAAATTCCGAGTTGAGGAAGTTGTTGATGAAGACCAGTTCGAAGTCTATTATTGTCATTGAAGATATCGATTGTTCGATAAATTTGACGAACAGGAACAAGAGTAATAGTAATGTTGTTGCTGGAAGGGGATTGGACGGAACCCTGCCAGCGGAAATGAGAGGAGAAGAGGGTGGTAATACGATTACTTTATCGGGATTGTTAAATTTTACAGATGGATTATGGTCGTGTTGTGGGAGTGAGAGGATATTTGTGTTTACTACTAATCATGTAGAGAAACTTGATCCGGCATTGTTGAGAAGTGGAAGAATGGATATgcatatatttatgaattattgttcatttaattcattaaaaatactttttaaaaacTACTTGGAGTATGAAGAAGGTGACATCGATGGAGATTTGATGAATCAATTGAGGGACATCATCGATAAAGCCGAAATGTCACCAGCTGATATTAGTGAGCTTCTGATCAAGAATAGGAGAGACAGGGAAAAAGCTGTTTGGGAAGTATTAGAGGCATTGAGAATGAAGGCTGACAAGAAGGAGAAAGGAAATGTAAACGAAGAGGAGCAAGAGAAGAGGGCACTGGAGAGTAGTCTaaatggtggtggtggtggtggttaTGATCAATTTTTTAAAAGCTCTGAAGAACTTAGTAATTTGAAGATAATTTGA